Below is a window of Candidatus Omnitrophota bacterium DNA.
ACTGGTTCCAGTAAGGCAGCATGGCTTCCGAAACGCGGGGGTCGATGGGTGTGGCAGAAAAGTGATCCAGATAAATCATTATCCTTTAACCACGCCGACGGGGCGCATGCGGCAAACTTTCTTCGAGATGCCGGCTGCATGAACCACGTCCACGACCTCGTTCACATCCTTGTAG
It encodes the following:
- a CDS encoding RtcB family protein, whose translation is YKDVNEVVDVVHAAGISKKVCRMRPVGVVKG